From Pan paniscus chromosome 9, NHGRI_mPanPan1-v2.0_pri, whole genome shotgun sequence, the proteins below share one genomic window:
- the RCN1 gene encoding reticulocalbin-1, which translates to MARGGRGRRLGLALGLLLALVLALAPRVLRAKPTVRKERVVRPDSELGERPPEDNQSFQYDHEAFLGKEDSKTFDQLTPDESKERLGKIVDRIDNDGDGFVTTEELKTWIKRVQKRYIFDNVAKVWKDYDRDKDDKISWEEYKQATYGYYLGNPAEFHDSSDHHTFKKMLPRDERRFKAADLNGDLTATREEFTAFLHPEEFEHMKEIVVLETLEDIDKNGDGFVDQDEYIADMFSHEENGPEPDWVLSEREQFNEFRDLNKDGKLDKDEIRHWILPQDYDHAQAEARHLVYESDKNKDEKLTKEEILENWNMFVGSQATNYGEDLTKNHDEL; encoded by the exons ATGGCGCGCGGTGGCCGCGGCCGCCGCCTGGGGTTAGCCCTGGGGCTGCTGCTGGCGCTGGTGCTGGCGCTGGCGCCGCGGGTTCTGCGGGCCAAGCCCACGGTGCGCAAAGAGCGCGTGGTGCGGCCCGACTCGGAGCTGGGCGAGCGGCCCCCTGAGGACAACCAGAGCTTCCAGTACGACCACGAGGCCTTCCTGGGCAAGGAGGACTCCAAGACCTTCGACCAGCTCACCCCGGACGAGAGCAAGGAGAGGCTAGG GAAGATTGTTGATCGAATCGACAATGATGGGGATGGCTTTGTCACTACTGAGGAGCTGAAAACCTGGATCAAACGGGTGCAGAAAAGATACATCTTTGATAATGTCGCCAAAGTCTGGAAGGATTATGATAGGGACAAGGATGATAAAATTTCCTGGGAAGAATACAAACAAGCCACCTATGGTTACTACCTAG GAAACCCTGCAGAGTTTCATGATTCTTCAGATCATCACACCTTTAAAAAGATGCTGCCACGTGATGAGAGAAGATTCAAAGCTGCAGACCTCAATGGTGACCtgacagctactcgggaggagtTCACTGCCTTTCTGCATCCTGAAGAGTTTGAACATATGAAGGAAATTGTGGTTTTG GAAACCCTGGAGGACATCGACAAGAACGGGGATGGGTTTGTGGATCAGGATGAGTATATTG CGGATATGTTTTCCCATGAGGAGAATGGCCCTGAGCCAGACTGGGTTTTATCAGAACGGGAGCAGTTTAACGAATTCCGGGATCTGAACAAGGACGGGAAGTTAGACAAAGATGAGATTCGCCACTGGATCCTCCCTCAAGATTATGATCATGCACAGGCTGAGGCCAGGCATCTGGTATATGAGTCAGACAAAAACAAG GATGAGAAGCTAACTAAAGAGGAAATATTGGAGAACTGGAACATGTTTGTTGGAAGCCAAGCTACCAATTACGGGGAAGATCTCACAAAAAATCATGATGAGCTTTGA